In Streptomyces sclerotialus, one genomic interval encodes:
- the asnB gene encoding asparagine synthase (glutamine-hydrolyzing), with product MCGIAGTYRWPDGKAVTDRLTDTLAHRGPDGAGRYSHSAGDGEVHLGHRRLAIIDLSGTGAQPMVSDGLALTYNGELYNAPELRAELAAAGVRFRGTSDTEVLLEAWRRWGTDCLPRLRGMFAFGVFDERTGELVLARDQLGIKPLFLLRRGGGLVFASELKALAAATGGSPAVDHAALVASLLYYWVPDTRCAFREAEKLPPGSWLRVRPDGRVERGRYWHLKDIAAEGRERARSGEQPDLAAVVEESTRRHLLSDVPVATFLSGGLDSSWLTALAARHQPGISAYTIGFRAEDARFEAMPDDLRYARQVAERFGVDLHEIEIAPNVLDLLPRMTHHLDEPIGDPAAINTFLICSAAREAGVKVMLSGMGADELFAGYRKHLANLLALRYQRVPRPLRRGVSRAVDRLPVATARRGYRSVRFAKRFLSFAELPEETAFRRSYTMYDEDELLALVHPDLAGTVDDVLTEHADVYQDNDLDDFVNRMCLADARLFLPGLNLTYTDRSSMAASTEVRVPYVDVEVVKAAFAVPGDRKIAGRQGKAVLKEAATSILPREIVYRPKGLFSAPLRAWMSRDLAPLVREVVNDGELVRSGFLRRDALARMVAEDAAGQRDFSKHLWHVLTLEYWYRGATSGENG from the coding sequence ATGTGTGGCATCGCAGGAACGTATCGATGGCCGGACGGGAAGGCCGTGACCGACCGGCTCACCGACACCCTCGCCCACCGCGGCCCGGACGGGGCGGGCCGGTACAGCCACTCCGCCGGTGACGGCGAAGTGCACCTCGGGCACCGCCGGCTGGCCATCATCGACCTGTCCGGTACCGGCGCCCAGCCGATGGTCTCGGACGGCCTCGCCCTGACGTACAACGGCGAGCTGTACAACGCACCCGAACTGCGGGCCGAACTGGCGGCCGCCGGGGTGCGCTTCCGCGGCACCTCCGACACCGAGGTGCTGCTGGAGGCCTGGCGGCGCTGGGGCACGGACTGCCTGCCCCGGCTGCGCGGCATGTTCGCGTTCGGCGTCTTCGACGAGCGCACCGGTGAACTGGTGCTCGCCCGCGACCAGTTGGGCATCAAGCCGCTGTTCCTCCTCCGGCGCGGCGGGGGCCTGGTGTTCGCCTCAGAGCTCAAGGCGCTGGCCGCCGCCACCGGCGGGTCGCCGGCGGTGGACCATGCGGCGCTGGTGGCCTCGTTGCTGTACTACTGGGTGCCGGACACGCGGTGCGCGTTCCGTGAAGCGGAGAAGCTGCCGCCGGGGAGCTGGCTCAGGGTGCGGCCCGACGGCCGGGTGGAGCGCGGCCGGTACTGGCATCTGAAGGACATCGCCGCCGAGGGCCGGGAACGGGCCCGGAGCGGCGAGCAACCGGACCTGGCCGCCGTCGTCGAGGAGTCGACCCGGCGCCACCTGCTCTCCGACGTCCCCGTGGCGACCTTCCTCTCCGGCGGCCTCGACTCCAGCTGGCTGACCGCCCTTGCGGCCCGCCACCAGCCCGGGATCTCCGCTTACACGATCGGGTTCCGCGCCGAGGACGCCAGGTTCGAGGCGATGCCGGACGACCTGCGCTACGCCCGGCAGGTGGCCGAGCGGTTCGGCGTCGACCTGCACGAGATCGAGATCGCCCCGAACGTGCTCGACCTGCTGCCCCGGATGACGCACCACCTGGACGAGCCGATCGGCGACCCCGCCGCGATCAACACCTTCCTGATCTGCTCGGCAGCGCGCGAGGCCGGGGTCAAGGTGATGCTTTCGGGAATGGGCGCCGACGAACTGTTCGCCGGGTACCGCAAGCACCTGGCCAACCTGCTCGCGCTGCGCTACCAGCGCGTCCCGCGTCCCCTGCGGCGCGGTGTGTCCAGGGCCGTGGACCGGCTGCCGGTCGCCACGGCCCGCCGCGGATACCGGTCCGTGCGCTTCGCGAAACGGTTCCTCTCCTTCGCCGAGCTCCCGGAGGAGACCGCGTTCCGGCGCAGCTACACCATGTACGACGAGGACGAGCTGCTCGCCCTGGTCCACCCGGACCTCGCCGGGACGGTCGACGACGTACTGACCGAGCACGCGGACGTCTACCAGGACAACGACCTCGACGACTTCGTCAACCGCATGTGCCTGGCCGACGCCCGGCTGTTCCTGCCGGGCCTGAACCTCACCTACACGGACCGCTCCAGCATGGCGGCGTCCACCGAGGTGCGGGTGCCGTACGTGGACGTCGAGGTGGTGAAGGCGGCGTTCGCCGTGCCCGGCGACCGCAAGATCGCCGGACGGCAGGGCAAGGCCGTCCTCAAGGAAGCGGCCACCTCGATCCTGCCCCGGGAGATCGTGTACCGCCCCAAGGGCCTGTTCAGCGCCCCGCTGCGGGCCTGGATGAGCCGGGACCTGGCACCGCTGGTGCGCGAGGTGGTCAACGACGGCGAGCTCGTCCGCTCCGGGTTCCTGCGCCGTGACGCGCTGGCGCGCATGGTCGCCGAGGACGCCGCCGGGCAGCGGGACTTCTCCAAGCATCTGTGGCATGTGCTGACCCTCGAGTACTGGTACCGGGGCGCGACTTCTGGGGAGAACGGGTGA
- a CDS encoding bi-domain-containing oxidoreductase, translating into MKQVVQNYKSGELAVLDVPVPGCKPGGVLVRSAYSLISTGTEMMKVSEAGMSMLGKARSRPDQVAKVMQSVATNGVPATYRKVMGKLDSYTPLGYSLCGVVEQVGAGIDDVKVGDLVACAGNEHALHAELNWVPKNLYTPVPDGLAPRHAAFGTVGSIALQGVRQGESRLGEVALVIGLGLIGQLVVQLLAASGVRVVGADPDPARCELAARLGAAACGDPASAAVETAVAELTGGHGVDQVYLAAGGGSNQPVELAARLCRDRGRVVDIGKCRLDLPWNAYYEKELDVRFSRSYGPGRYDPEYELEGRDYPIGYVRWTERRNLACFLDLLARGSVDVEPLISHIADFDDAVETYQRLKDGELKAVAVLFRYPDQPVAAEAPAVAVPSVNVRASTPVRSVKSPVRLAFVGAGNYATSMLLPHLAQRDGVALWTVVTTTALSAANAQRKFGFAQATTDLDAVLGDKTIDAVFVVTRHSSHAELTRRALLAGKAVFVEKPLALTEDELAGVLAAVEESGNDRLQVGFNRRFSPLLNEAKQRFGARTGPANLRYLVNAGQLQHGSWYLQQGTEGSRFAGEGGHFIDTASWLLGADPVSVYAVAAPGNEDLQVVLRYPDGSTATLSYVTTGAPGFPKETLDMVADGKVLRLDDFVRATVYDGRRKRWVSSRLPKARDKGQNAELAAFIKAVRTGGPMPVPLESLVATTAATLAVQTGLASDAPVTLVGPR; encoded by the coding sequence GTGAAACAGGTAGTGCAGAACTACAAGAGCGGCGAGCTGGCGGTGCTCGACGTGCCGGTGCCGGGGTGCAAGCCGGGCGGTGTGCTGGTCCGCAGCGCCTACTCACTGATCTCCACCGGCACCGAGATGATGAAGGTGTCCGAGGCCGGCATGTCGATGCTGGGCAAGGCCCGCTCCCGCCCGGACCAGGTGGCCAAGGTCATGCAGAGCGTGGCCACCAACGGGGTGCCCGCCACCTATCGCAAGGTGATGGGCAAGCTGGACTCCTACACGCCGCTGGGCTACTCGCTGTGCGGGGTGGTCGAGCAGGTCGGCGCCGGGATCGACGACGTGAAGGTCGGCGACCTCGTGGCCTGCGCCGGCAACGAGCACGCGCTGCACGCCGAGCTGAACTGGGTGCCGAAGAACCTCTACACCCCGGTGCCGGACGGCCTCGCGCCGCGGCATGCCGCCTTCGGCACCGTCGGATCGATCGCGCTGCAGGGCGTCCGCCAAGGCGAGTCACGGCTCGGCGAAGTGGCACTGGTCATCGGCCTCGGGCTGATCGGGCAGCTGGTGGTGCAGCTCCTCGCCGCCTCGGGAGTCCGCGTCGTCGGGGCCGACCCCGACCCGGCACGCTGCGAGCTCGCCGCGCGCCTGGGCGCCGCGGCCTGCGGCGACCCCGCGTCCGCTGCCGTGGAGACCGCCGTCGCCGAACTCACCGGCGGGCACGGCGTGGACCAGGTGTACCTGGCCGCCGGCGGCGGCAGCAACCAGCCCGTCGAGCTGGCCGCCCGGCTCTGCCGGGACCGCGGCCGGGTCGTCGACATCGGCAAGTGCCGCCTGGACCTGCCGTGGAACGCGTACTACGAGAAGGAGCTCGACGTCCGGTTCTCCCGGTCGTACGGCCCCGGGCGCTACGACCCGGAGTACGAGCTGGAGGGCCGGGACTACCCGATCGGCTACGTGCGCTGGACCGAGCGCCGCAACCTGGCGTGCTTCCTCGATCTCCTCGCCCGCGGCAGCGTCGACGTGGAGCCCCTGATCTCCCACATCGCCGACTTCGACGACGCCGTGGAGACGTACCAGCGCCTGAAGGACGGCGAACTGAAGGCCGTGGCGGTGCTGTTCCGGTATCCCGACCAGCCGGTGGCAGCCGAGGCTCCGGCGGTGGCCGTGCCCTCGGTGAACGTGCGAGCGTCCACTCCGGTCCGCTCCGTCAAGTCGCCGGTGCGCCTCGCGTTCGTCGGCGCGGGAAACTACGCGACGTCGATGCTGCTGCCGCACCTGGCACAGCGCGACGGCGTAGCGCTGTGGACCGTCGTCACCACGACGGCGCTCTCCGCGGCCAACGCGCAGCGGAAGTTCGGCTTCGCCCAGGCGACCACCGACCTCGACGCCGTGCTCGGCGACAAGACCATCGACGCGGTGTTCGTCGTCACCCGGCACAGCTCGCACGCCGAACTGACCCGAAGAGCACTGCTGGCCGGCAAGGCCGTGTTCGTGGAGAAGCCCCTCGCCCTCACCGAGGACGAGCTCGCCGGGGTGCTCGCGGCGGTGGAGGAGTCCGGCAACGACCGGCTCCAGGTGGGCTTCAACCGCCGGTTCTCGCCGCTGCTGAACGAGGCCAAGCAGCGGTTCGGCGCCCGGACCGGCCCGGCGAACCTGCGCTACCTGGTCAACGCGGGCCAACTGCAGCACGGCAGCTGGTACCTCCAGCAGGGCACCGAGGGCTCACGGTTCGCGGGCGAGGGCGGGCACTTCATCGACACGGCGAGCTGGCTGCTCGGCGCCGACCCGGTCTCGGTGTACGCGGTCGCCGCACCCGGCAACGAGGACCTTCAGGTCGTACTCCGCTACCCGGACGGGTCCACCGCCACCCTCAGCTACGTCACCACCGGCGCGCCCGGCTTCCCCAAGGAGACCCTCGACATGGTCGCGGACGGCAAGGTGCTGCGGCTCGACGACTTCGTCCGTGCCACTGTTTACGATGGCCGCCGTAAGCGGTGGGTCAGTTCGCGGCTGCCCAAGGCCCGGGACAAGGGCCAGAACGCCGAGCTGGCCGCGTTCATCAAGGCCGTGCGCACCGGCGGGCCGATGCCGGTGCCGCTGGAGTCGCTGGTCGCCACCACCGCGGCCACCCTCGCCGTGCAGACCGGTCTGGCCAGTGATGCGCCGGTGACGCTGGTGGGGCCGCGATGA
- a CDS encoding alginate lyase family protein, whose protein sequence is MTMSVGWYLRRLSRMGPQEVAGRVGDAVRRRRWRSARPHCPSVTGARFTAVLPAGAITAIPPDAAKRLLAEADRLMYGHIEYFGVVRDDLTDPDWWYDPKAGRRAPWGYAFDVPYRDEDAVGDIKQIWELSRHQYLTVLAAAYTITGHERYAERVAAHLRSWWTANPPLRGVHWISGIELGIRLLSWVWIRRLLDGWPGAVGLFEHNPLARNQIWHHQRWLAAFPSRGSSANNHVIAEAAGQFAAACAFDWFPSSARWRADALRSLERHLRSNTFLSGLNRELATEYHGLVLELGLAAVAEADAAGVPVPATIRLVLLRMTDALAAVVDSRLRPPRQGDADDGHGLVMDGAGTDRWASLLATGDAVFGRLAWWPTVTGTDVRTPLLAALIKPTEPAVTRPASRPAHFADAGMTILRGQGETGEIWCRCDGGPHGFLSIAAHAHADALSVEVRHDGVDVLADPGTYCYHGQPEWRQYFRSTLGHNTLQLNGADQSVSGGPFLWTRHARTRVVEAGAARWSAEHDGYQGAVHRRRVELVASTRELRIVDEVRGPGRDVRLAFHLGPAITAHLTGDRAVLTWTLDGEDRSAELELPGELNWRAHRGETAPPLGWYSAGFGRKEPTTTLVGTGFADSAVLSGEFTTVLRFHG, encoded by the coding sequence ATGACCATGAGCGTGGGATGGTACCTGCGGCGGTTGTCCAGGATGGGACCGCAGGAGGTCGCCGGCCGGGTGGGCGACGCGGTGCGCAGACGGCGGTGGCGGTCGGCACGCCCTCACTGCCCGAGCGTCACCGGCGCCCGGTTCACCGCGGTCCTGCCCGCCGGTGCGATCACCGCCATACCTCCGGACGCCGCGAAACGTCTCCTCGCCGAGGCGGACCGGCTGATGTACGGGCACATCGAGTATTTCGGTGTGGTCCGCGACGACCTGACCGACCCGGACTGGTGGTACGACCCGAAGGCCGGGCGCCGGGCTCCGTGGGGCTACGCCTTCGACGTGCCGTACCGGGACGAGGACGCGGTCGGGGACATCAAGCAGATCTGGGAGCTGTCCCGGCACCAGTACCTCACCGTGCTCGCCGCCGCCTACACGATCACCGGGCACGAGCGGTACGCCGAGCGCGTGGCCGCGCACCTGCGGTCGTGGTGGACGGCCAACCCACCGCTGCGCGGCGTGCACTGGATCAGCGGCATCGAGCTGGGCATCCGGCTGCTGTCCTGGGTGTGGATCCGCCGGCTGCTCGACGGCTGGCCCGGCGCGGTTGGGCTGTTCGAGCACAACCCGTTGGCGCGGAACCAGATCTGGCACCACCAGCGCTGGCTGGCCGCCTTCCCCAGCCGGGGGTCCTCGGCGAACAATCACGTCATCGCCGAGGCCGCCGGGCAGTTCGCCGCGGCCTGCGCGTTCGACTGGTTCCCCTCCTCGGCGCGCTGGCGGGCCGACGCGCTGCGGTCGCTGGAGCGGCACCTGCGAAGCAACACCTTTCTCTCCGGCCTCAACCGTGAGCTGGCCACCGAGTACCACGGACTCGTGCTGGAGCTCGGCCTGGCCGCGGTGGCCGAGGCGGACGCCGCCGGTGTGCCGGTCCCCGCCACCATCCGGCTGGTACTGCTGCGGATGACCGACGCGCTCGCGGCCGTCGTGGACAGCCGGCTGCGGCCGCCGCGCCAGGGGGACGCGGACGACGGGCACGGTCTGGTCATGGACGGCGCGGGCACCGACCGCTGGGCCTCGCTGCTGGCCACCGGGGACGCCGTGTTCGGCCGGCTCGCCTGGTGGCCGACGGTGACCGGCACCGATGTGCGCACCCCGCTGCTGGCCGCGCTCATCAAGCCCACTGAACCGGCTGTGACCCGTCCAGCGAGCCGACCGGCGCACTTCGCGGACGCGGGCATGACCATCCTGCGCGGCCAGGGGGAAACGGGGGAGATCTGGTGCCGCTGCGACGGTGGCCCGCACGGCTTCCTGTCCATCGCCGCGCACGCCCACGCGGACGCGCTGTCCGTGGAGGTCCGGCACGACGGCGTCGACGTGCTCGCCGACCCGGGGACGTACTGCTACCACGGGCAGCCCGAGTGGCGGCAGTACTTCCGGTCCACCCTCGGCCACAACACCCTGCAGCTGAACGGCGCTGACCAGTCCGTCTCCGGCGGCCCGTTCCTGTGGACCCGGCATGCGCGCACCCGCGTCGTGGAGGCGGGTGCGGCCCGTTGGTCTGCCGAGCACGACGGCTACCAGGGCGCCGTGCACCGACGCCGGGTCGAACTGGTCGCCTCGACGCGGGAGTTGAGGATCGTCGACGAGGTGCGAGGCCCGGGCCGCGACGTACGTCTGGCGTTCCACCTCGGCCCCGCGATCACCGCACACCTGACGGGCGACCGAGCAGTGCTCACCTGGACCCTGGACGGCGAGGACCGCTCCGCGGAGCTGGAACTGCCCGGCGAGCTGAACTGGCGGGCGCACCGCGGCGAGACCGCGCCGCCGCTGGGCTGGTACTCCGCCGGCTTCGGGCGCAAGGAACCCACCACCACGCTGGTCGGCACCGGCTTCGCCGACAGCGCTGTGTTGTCGGGGGAGTTCACCACCGTGCTCAGGTTCCACGGCTAG
- a CDS encoding right-handed parallel beta-helix repeat-containing protein, whose translation MESKRRHRAWAAAPLTLVLLAATGCTSTPEAPAKAAGAPSRSGPPATPVARVCAEPAAGPAKPPAGAVTVDPAVVGDLAAKTKGSPPDTTFWLRPGKHRLDPDRYAQVVPKKGNRYLGAPGAVLDGRKKNQYAFGGSARDVTIRHLTVQGFVAPQNEGVVNHDSADGWVIEHATIQHNSGAGLMAGARQRVRASCLRGNGQYGMNAYKAGGRIGDLVVEGNEITGNNTGDWERRRKGCGCTGGIKFWAVDGADVRGNWVHDNRGTGLWADTNNNDFRIENNVLETNDGAALIYETSYNAVIRNNTIRRNNWVEGRRAADRGDSFPYATVYLSESGGEPRIGARTDKIEIYRNVLEDNWSGITLWENADRFCNSPANTSSGHCTLLVRDTDRCAEPAIATPPLYADCRWKTQRVDIHGNRFVLDKSVAECTVKCDRMAVLANYGTYPDWSPYQGERVAEAITREQHNRWHDNVYLGPWKFVAHDPSRLLDFGQWQGAQYQQDTGSTFQPRDGG comes from the coding sequence GTGGAGAGCAAGAGACGGCACCGGGCGTGGGCGGCGGCACCGCTGACGCTGGTCCTGCTGGCGGCGACCGGCTGTACGAGCACGCCGGAAGCCCCGGCGAAAGCGGCCGGTGCGCCGTCCAGGTCCGGGCCGCCGGCCACGCCCGTGGCCCGGGTGTGCGCCGAGCCCGCGGCCGGGCCGGCGAAGCCACCGGCGGGCGCGGTGACGGTCGACCCCGCGGTGGTCGGTGACCTGGCCGCGAAGACCAAGGGCAGTCCGCCCGACACCACGTTCTGGCTTCGGCCTGGCAAGCACAGGCTCGACCCGGACCGCTACGCCCAGGTCGTCCCCAAGAAGGGGAACCGCTACCTCGGTGCGCCGGGCGCGGTGCTCGACGGCCGGAAGAAGAACCAGTACGCGTTCGGCGGCAGTGCCCGCGACGTCACCATCCGCCACCTGACCGTGCAGGGTTTCGTCGCGCCGCAGAACGAGGGCGTGGTCAACCATGACTCGGCCGACGGCTGGGTGATCGAGCACGCGACGATCCAGCACAACTCCGGCGCCGGGCTGATGGCCGGTGCCCGCCAGCGGGTCCGCGCCAGCTGCCTGCGCGGCAACGGCCAGTACGGCATGAACGCGTACAAGGCCGGCGGCCGTATCGGCGACCTGGTGGTCGAGGGCAACGAGATCACGGGCAACAACACCGGCGACTGGGAGCGGCGGCGGAAGGGCTGCGGCTGCACCGGAGGCATCAAGTTCTGGGCCGTCGACGGTGCCGACGTACGCGGCAACTGGGTGCACGACAACCGCGGAACGGGGTTGTGGGCGGACACCAACAACAACGACTTCCGCATCGAGAACAACGTGCTCGAGACCAACGACGGTGCCGCGCTGATCTACGAGACCAGTTACAACGCGGTCATCAGGAACAACACGATCCGGCGGAACAACTGGGTCGAAGGCCGCAGGGCGGCCGACCGCGGCGACAGCTTCCCGTACGCGACCGTCTACCTGTCCGAGTCCGGCGGCGAACCACGGATCGGAGCCCGCACCGACAAGATCGAGATCTACCGGAACGTGCTGGAGGACAACTGGTCCGGGATCACCCTGTGGGAGAACGCCGACCGGTTCTGCAACAGCCCGGCCAACACCTCCTCCGGCCACTGCACACTGCTGGTCCGGGACACCGACCGCTGCGCGGAACCGGCGATCGCCACCCCACCGCTCTACGCCGACTGCCGGTGGAAGACCCAGCGGGTGGACATCCACGGCAACCGCTTCGTGCTCGACAAGTCCGTCGCCGAGTGCACCGTGAAGTGCGACCGCATGGCGGTGCTGGCCAACTACGGCACCTATCCGGACTGGTCGCCGTACCAGGGCGAACGGGTGGCCGAGGCGATCACCCGCGAACAACACAACCGCTGGCACGACAACGTCTATCTCGGACCGTGGAAGTTCGTCGCCCACGACCCGAGCCGGCTGCTCGACTTCGGGCAGTGGCAGGGCGCGCAGTACCAGCAGGACACGGGCAGCACCTTCCAGCCGCGGGACGGTGGTTGA
- a CDS encoding membrane protein gives MRAETSGTAPKTVGIVWGLLILNTLGSAGAKTIVPLPRSLIQMVTMGALAAAFALALALNLRLRVRASAYLCLLTLLLVTSVLSSAHLESGFGALFRCARLALFVGTLWLLSRWWDGGPTFVRHHIRMYFAVLGSVAAGLAISPGAALPDLYGGRLVGALWPLTPPQIGQYAAVITGLTVLLVLGRRTDKAGAAVVIVPSLVLLALTHTRTATVGLLIGLALAIGSLLLTSAAARRFFTWAVLCAAVAAVVFSSALQAWFLRGQSQENFSNLTGRAKVWDALLAADRSTAEQVFGVGLGDKSYGGLPIDNSWLAVYQEQGLTGVALVAAIVIVLGGVALLRPPSPSRACAIFLISYCAIASYTEAGLGDASPYLLHLAVAASLLAAPAPAPAPAAAGPLPTPEGPRRRIPEWAQRSEGI, from the coding sequence ATGCGTGCTGAGACGAGTGGGACCGCACCGAAGACCGTCGGCATCGTCTGGGGACTGCTGATCCTCAACACGCTCGGCTCCGCCGGGGCGAAGACCATCGTCCCGCTGCCCCGCTCCCTCATCCAGATGGTCACCATGGGCGCGCTGGCCGCCGCGTTCGCGCTGGCGCTGGCACTCAATCTCCGGCTGCGCGTCCGAGCGAGCGCCTACTTGTGCCTGCTCACCCTGCTGCTGGTGACGAGCGTGCTCTCCAGTGCGCACCTGGAGTCCGGATTCGGCGCGCTGTTCCGGTGCGCCCGGCTGGCTCTCTTCGTCGGCACACTGTGGCTGCTCAGCCGCTGGTGGGACGGCGGCCCGACGTTCGTCCGGCACCACATCCGGATGTACTTCGCGGTGCTCGGGTCGGTGGCCGCAGGGCTGGCCATCTCACCGGGCGCGGCCCTGCCCGACCTCTACGGCGGACGCCTTGTCGGCGCGTTGTGGCCGCTCACGCCGCCGCAGATCGGCCAGTACGCCGCGGTGATCACCGGGCTCACGGTGCTGCTCGTACTGGGCCGCCGGACCGACAAGGCCGGCGCGGCGGTGGTCATCGTGCCGTCACTCGTCCTGCTCGCGCTGACCCATACCCGCACGGCGACGGTCGGTCTGCTCATCGGGCTGGCGCTGGCGATCGGCTCGCTCCTCCTGACCAGCGCCGCGGCGCGGCGGTTCTTCACCTGGGCGGTGCTGTGCGCCGCAGTGGCCGCGGTGGTGTTCAGCTCCGCGCTGCAGGCGTGGTTCCTGCGCGGGCAGAGCCAGGAGAACTTCTCCAACCTCACCGGCCGGGCCAAGGTCTGGGACGCCCTGCTGGCAGCGGACCGGTCGACCGCGGAGCAGGTGTTCGGAGTCGGCCTGGGCGACAAGTCGTACGGCGGGCTGCCGATCGACAACAGCTGGCTGGCCGTCTACCAGGAACAGGGTCTGACCGGCGTCGCCCTGGTGGCGGCGATCGTCATCGTGCTGGGCGGCGTCGCGTTGCTGCGGCCACCGTCGCCGTCGAGGGCCTGCGCGATCTTCCTGATCAGCTACTGCGCGATCGCGTCGTACACCGAGGCCGGCCTCGGCGACGCCTCGCCGTATCTGTTGCATCTGGCCGTCGCCGCCTCGCTGTTGGCGGCACCAGCACCAGCACCAGCGCCTGCCGCGGCCGGCCCCCTTCCCACGCCCGAAGGCCCTCGACGACGCATTCCGGAATGGGCCCAGAGATCGGAGGGGATCTGA
- a CDS encoding glycosyltransferase, translating into MHVLVVHNRYASAQPSGENKVVDQEVALLRDAGHRVEVFERRSDDIAARSLPRKAAVPLLVPWNPAVRKELAARLRTARPDVVHVHNVFPLLSPAVLAACADAGVPAVATLHNYTQVCPPGTLQRDGRPCTECVGSAAPLPAVRHGCYRGSRLATVPLAVSLSANRRRWWSGVARFLCISAAQRDVLVRAGMPAERLAVKHNFVPEPGARREGAGEHLLYLGRLAEAKGLRLLMAAWDENAAAGGVGVPLVIAGAGPLEGEVTAWAAGRDDVRYVGLYDTAECREAIARSVAVVAPSTWLEAFGLVAVEAMAAGVPVVAAGHGAFVELVEDGVTGLLHRPGEAASLASCIRRIAGGPDRNREMGQAARRRYEQGFSPAVGLERLVEEYRTAIAGRTESMGGSK; encoded by the coding sequence ATCCACGTCCTCGTAGTGCACAACCGCTACGCCTCGGCGCAGCCGAGCGGGGAGAACAAGGTCGTCGACCAGGAGGTGGCGCTGCTGCGCGACGCAGGCCACCGGGTCGAGGTGTTCGAGCGGCGCAGCGACGACATCGCCGCCCGGTCCCTGCCGCGCAAGGCCGCGGTGCCGCTCCTTGTGCCGTGGAATCCGGCGGTACGCAAGGAACTCGCCGCCCGGCTCCGCACCGCACGCCCTGACGTGGTGCACGTCCACAACGTCTTCCCGCTCCTGTCGCCCGCGGTGCTGGCAGCCTGCGCCGACGCCGGCGTGCCCGCCGTCGCCACGCTGCACAACTACACCCAGGTCTGCCCGCCCGGCACGCTGCAACGGGACGGCCGGCCGTGCACCGAGTGCGTCGGGTCGGCGGCGCCGCTGCCCGCCGTACGGCACGGCTGCTACCGCGGCTCCCGGCTGGCGACGGTGCCGCTCGCGGTCAGCCTGTCGGCCAACCGGCGGCGGTGGTGGTCCGGCGTGGCGCGGTTCCTCTGCATCTCCGCTGCGCAGCGCGACGTCCTGGTGCGGGCCGGGATGCCGGCCGAGCGGCTGGCGGTGAAGCACAACTTCGTGCCGGAGCCGGGTGCCCGCCGGGAGGGCGCCGGCGAGCATCTGCTCTACCTCGGCCGGCTCGCCGAGGCCAAGGGCCTACGGCTGCTCATGGCCGCGTGGGACGAGAACGCCGCGGCCGGCGGTGTGGGCGTGCCGCTCGTGATCGCCGGCGCGGGTCCGCTGGAGGGAGAGGTGACCGCCTGGGCCGCGGGCCGGGACGACGTGCGGTACGTCGGCCTGTACGACACGGCGGAGTGCCGGGAGGCCATCGCGCGGTCGGTCGCCGTGGTGGCGCCCTCGACGTGGCTGGAGGCGTTCGGCCTGGTGGCCGTGGAGGCGATGGCGGCCGGGGTCCCGGTCGTCGCCGCCGGTCACGGCGCCTTCGTCGAACTCGTGGAGGACGGGGTGACCGGGCTGCTGCACCGGCCGGGCGAGGCCGCCTCGCTCGCGTCCTGCATACGCCGGATCGCGGGCGGACCGGACCGCAACCGGGAGATGGGCCAGGCGGCCCGGCGCCGTTACGAGCAGGGCTTCAGCCCGGCCGTCGGGCTGGAGCGCCTGGTGGAGGAGTACCGCACCGCGATCGCGGGTCGGACGGAATCAATGGGGGGCAGTAAATGA